The Dendrosporobacter quercicolus genome window below encodes:
- the secA gene encoding preprotein translocase subunit SecA — protein sequence MFNFIKKLFGDDNEKEIKRMTKYVEQINTFEPDLQKMSDGSLAGKTGEFKRRLEQGESIDDLLPEAFAVVREASRRVLGMRHFDVQLLGGVALHEGRIAEMRTGEGKTLVATLPTYLNALTGQGVHIITVNDYLAKRDSEWMGRVYRFLGLSVGLIAHGLDFPDRKLAYSSDITYGTNNEFGFDYLRDNMVIYPEQMVQRELNYAIIDEVDSILVDEARTPLIISGPGEKSTDLYYVLAKAVMKLKETEDYTIDEKAKAVMPTEAGIAKIEKLLNITNLYDSANIEMSHHFNQALRAKALMKRDRDYVVKEGEVVIVDEFTGRLMFGRRYSDGLHQAIEAKEGVKIERESQTLAAITFQNYFRMYKKLSGMTGTAKTEEAEFRKIYNLEVIVMPPNQPVLRQDLPDVIYKTKRAKYKAVIQEITERFAKGQPVLVGTTSIVQSEDLSAMLKKKDIPHNVLNAKYHEMEAQIIAGAGQRGAITIATNMAGRGTDIVLGEGVAELGGLHIIGTERHESRRIDNQLRGRAGRQGDPGSSRFYLSLEDELMRLFGSDNIANIMDKLGMEEDEPIEHTLITRSIEQAQKKVEARNFDIRKHVLEYDDVMNQQREVIYGQRRQILMGESMRENIFHMIEKLVEKAMELYANEKAFPEDWDYSGLIEYCTGFFAPEGRLSQAELEKLSREELQEELLKAAEEAYNSREVLFGEASMRELEKVVMLKVVDGKWMEHLDHMDMLREGIGLRAYGQRDPLIEYKIEAYDMFQQMIENIQEDIVKYIFRVNIVTQPEDHLQQAQTSHGDVAAEASAARQPHVNKEQTGRNDSCPCGSGKKYKYCCGQ from the coding sequence TTGTTTAATTTTATAAAGAAGCTGTTTGGCGATGACAATGAAAAAGAAATTAAGCGCATGACGAAATATGTTGAACAAATCAATACGTTTGAGCCTGATTTGCAAAAGATGAGTGATGGCTCCTTAGCCGGCAAGACCGGGGAGTTTAAGCGCCGTCTGGAGCAGGGCGAATCCATAGATGATTTATTGCCGGAGGCTTTCGCGGTGGTCCGGGAGGCATCGCGCCGGGTACTGGGCATGCGGCATTTTGACGTCCAATTGCTGGGGGGCGTTGCCCTGCATGAGGGGCGTATTGCCGAAATGCGCACCGGAGAAGGCAAAACACTGGTGGCTACCCTGCCTACTTACTTAAATGCGTTAACCGGCCAGGGGGTTCATATTATTACGGTCAATGACTATCTGGCCAAGCGGGACAGCGAGTGGATGGGGCGGGTATACCGCTTTCTGGGATTATCGGTGGGGCTGATCGCCCATGGTCTTGACTTCCCTGACCGTAAACTGGCTTACAGCTCTGATATTACTTATGGCACCAACAATGAATTCGGTTTTGATTATCTGCGGGACAACATGGTCATTTATCCCGAACAGATGGTGCAGCGCGAACTCAATTACGCCATCATTGATGAGGTTGACAGTATTCTGGTGGATGAGGCCCGGACGCCGCTGATTATTTCCGGCCCCGGCGAGAAATCGACCGATCTGTATTATGTGCTGGCCAAAGCGGTAATGAAACTGAAAGAAACCGAAGATTACACCATTGATGAAAAAGCCAAAGCGGTCATGCCGACCGAAGCCGGCATTGCCAAGATTGAGAAGCTGCTGAATATTACCAACCTTTATGACAGCGCCAATATTGAAATGTCCCATCATTTCAATCAGGCTCTGCGGGCTAAGGCGCTGATGAAGCGGGACCGGGACTATGTGGTTAAAGAAGGCGAAGTCGTCATTGTCGATGAATTCACCGGCCGGCTGATGTTTGGCCGCCGTTATTCAGACGGTTTGCATCAGGCCATTGAAGCCAAAGAAGGGGTTAAAATTGAACGGGAAAGCCAGACGCTGGCGGCAATTACCTTTCAGAACTATTTCCGGATGTATAAGAAGCTGTCCGGTATGACCGGTACCGCAAAAACCGAGGAAGCGGAATTTAGAAAGATTTACAATCTTGAGGTTATTGTCATGCCGCCGAATCAACCGGTATTGCGGCAGGACCTGCCTGACGTTATTTATAAAACAAAGCGGGCCAAGTATAAGGCGGTCATTCAGGAAATCACCGAACGCTTTGCCAAAGGCCAGCCGGTGCTGGTGGGAACAACTTCGATTGTCCAGTCGGAAGATTTAAGCGCTATGCTCAAGAAGAAAGACATACCGCATAATGTGCTGAATGCCAAATATCATGAGATGGAAGCGCAGATTATCGCCGGAGCCGGTCAGCGGGGCGCGATTACCATTGCGACCAATATGGCGGGACGCGGTACGGATATTGTGCTGGGCGAGGGTGTAGCCGAGCTTGGCGGGCTGCATATTATCGGGACCGAACGCCATGAGAGCCGGCGGATTGATAACCAGCTGCGCGGCCGGGCAGGCCGCCAGGGCGACCCCGGCTCCTCACGGTTTTATCTGTCGCTGGAAGATGAGCTGATGCGTCTGTTCGGTTCGGATAATATCGCCAATATTATGGATAAACTGGGGATGGAAGAAGACGAACCGATTGAGCATACACTGATTACCCGTTCAATTGAGCAAGCACAAAAGAAAGTGGAAGCCCGCAACTTTGATATTCGTAAGCATGTGCTGGAATATGACGATGTAATGAATCAGCAGCGTGAGGTTATTTACGGACAGCGCCGTCAAATTCTGATGGGTGAAAGCATGCGCGAAAATATCTTCCATATGATTGAAAAATTAGTGGAAAAAGCGATGGAGCTTTACGCCAATGAAAAAGCGTTTCCGGAAGACTGGGATTATAGCGGTTTAATTGAATACTGCACCGGGTTTTTTGCTCCCGAAGGCCGGCTGTCACAGGCTGAGCTCGAGAAACTGAGCCGGGAGGAACTGCAGGAAGAACTGCTGAAAGCAGCCGAAGAAGCTTACAATTCGCGAGAAGTCTTGTTTGGCGAAGCCAGCATGCGCGAACTGGAAAAGGTTGTCATGCTGAAAGTGGTGGACGGCAAGTGGATGGAGCACCTGGACCATATGGATATGCTGCGGGAAGGGATTGGCCTCAGGGCTTATGGCCAGCGCGATCCGCTGATTGAATATAAAATTGAGGCGTATGACATGTTTCAGCAGATGATTGAGAATATTCAGGAGGATATTGTAAAATATATCTTCCGGGTGAATATCGTAACCCAGCCTGAGGATCATTTGCAGCAAGCCCAAACCAGCCATGGCGATGTTGCCGCCGAGGCTTCCGCCGCCAGGCAGCCGCATGTCAACAAGGAACAAACCGGCCGCAACGACAGCTGCCCCTGCGGCTCAGGCAAAAAGTACAAATACTGCTGCGGCCAGTAA
- the prfB gene encoding peptide chain release factor 2 (programmed frameshift): MLLEDLRVQIVDMEKKLDEMRASLDVAGKEEKIAELEYKISEPGFWDAPEQAQQVMQELTGIKDTVGQYNSLYEGYGEMTLLWQLGMEERDESVYPDVVGALKGLTREMEQLELTLMLSGEYDANNAILTLHAGAGGTEAQDWAQMLLRMYVRWAEQNSFKVETMDFLAGDEAGVKSATLLISGRNAYGYLKSEKGVHRLVRISPFDASGRRHTSFAAVDVMPEIDDNVEININPVDLRVDTFRAGGAGGQHINKTDSAVRMTHIPTGIVVQCQNERSQIQNREQCMKLLRAKLFELERQKQADTKSELAGEYQAIEWGSQIRSYVFHPYHMVKDHRTNAETGNTQAVMDGELELFIEAFLKNGMH; the protein is encoded by the exons ATGCTTTTGGAAGATTTGCGGGTGCAGATTGTGGATATGGAAAAGAAGCTTGACGAAATGAGGGCTTCTCTT GACGTTGCCGGCAAAGAGGAGAAGATCGCTGAGCTGGAATATAAAATAAGCGAGCCTGGCTTTTGGGATGCCCCGGAGCAGGCGCAGCAGGTCATGCAGGAACTGACAGGAATAAAAGACACCGTTGGCCAATACAATAGTTTGTATGAAGGCTATGGTGAGATGACCCTTTTATGGCAGCTCGGCATGGAGGAAAGGGATGAGAGTGTATATCCCGATGTTGTCGGCGCCCTGAAAGGATTAACCAGGGAGATGGAGCAGCTTGAGCTTACACTGATGTTATCCGGCGAATATGACGCCAACAATGCCATTCTTACGCTGCATGCCGGCGCTGGCGGCACGGAGGCCCAGGACTGGGCGCAGATGCTGCTCAGAATGTATGTGCGCTGGGCCGAGCAAAACAGCTTCAAGGTGGAGACGATGGATTTTCTGGCCGGCGATGAAGCCGGAGTGAAAAGCGCAACTTTGTTGATCAGCGGCCGTAATGCCTATGGGTATCTGAAATCGGAAAAAGGCGTTCACCGGCTGGTGCGCATTTCACCCTTTGATGCCAGTGGACGCCGGCATACTTCCTTTGCGGCGGTCGATGTGATGCCGGAAATTGATGACAATGTGGAAATCAATATCAATCCGGTCGATCTCAGAGTCGATACCTTCCGGGCCGGCGGGGCCGGTGGACAGCATATTAATAAAACCGATTCCGCAGTGCGGATGACCCATATTCCGACCGGCATTGTTGTTCAGTGTCAAAATGAGCGTTCGCAGATTCAAAACCGCGAGCAGTGCATGAAGCTGCTGCGCGCTAAGTTATTTGAGCTGGAACGGCAGAAACAGGCTGACACAAAATCGGAACTGGCTGGTGAATACCAGGCGATTGAATGGGGCAGCCAAATCCGTTCCTATGTTTTTCATCCCTATCATATGGTGAAAGATCACCGGACAAATGCCGAAACCGGCAATACCCAAGCGGTCATGGATGGGGAACTGGAGTTGTTTATTGAGGCTTTCCTGAAAAACGGCATGCATTAG
- a CDS encoding DUF2993 domain-containing protein, with protein sequence MTRRFVIGLAIIAMLLIAGQILLPKAVSDIVAQGMVRLTGSENVKVDVEKSPALLMLGGKFDKITLAAQNAKTDKLTFSELQAVLQDVQIDMNTLISRRQVVIQSVGEVELKAAFSQEELARFLNQAVKGVRNAIVTITPERVQASSNFAIGGFAHVAVTLEGKIVGDGQKIKFVTERFLLNNNHVGNIGGAVLTEIPLVDLSKLPFNVHTRDIVLEQGRVVIYTDNRP encoded by the coding sequence GTGACTAGACGGTTCGTGATTGGCTTGGCGATCATCGCAATGTTGCTTATTGCCGGCCAGATTCTGCTGCCGAAGGCTGTTTCCGATATTGTAGCCCAGGGAATGGTCAGACTTACCGGTAGTGAAAATGTTAAGGTTGACGTAGAAAAAAGCCCGGCATTATTGATGCTGGGCGGAAAGTTTGATAAGATAACGTTAGCTGCGCAGAATGCCAAAACAGATAAACTGACGTTCAGTGAGCTGCAGGCTGTTTTACAGGATGTGCAAATTGACATGAATACGCTGATTAGCCGCCGGCAGGTTGTCATTCAGTCAGTCGGCGAGGTTGAGCTCAAAGCGGCTTTTAGCCAGGAGGAGCTGGCCCGCTTTTTAAATCAGGCGGTCAAAGGCGTCCGGAATGCCATTGTGACCATTACGCCTGAAAGAGTCCAGGCCAGCAGCAATTTTGCCATTGGCGGGTTTGCCCATGTGGCTGTCACGCTGGAGGGGAAAATTGTCGGCGACGGGCAAAAAATTAAATTTGTTACCGAACGCTTTTTGCTGAATAACAACCATGTCGGCAATATTGGCGGGGCGGTACTGACCGAGATCCCGCTGGTCGATCTCAGCAAGCTGCCCTTTAACGTGCATACCCGGGATATCGTCCTTGAACAGGGGCGGGTAGTCATTTATACCGATAACCGGCCCTAA
- a CDS encoding DUF5693 family protein, translating to MTHFKYNRILLVLILSGLLAALALGWQRHQAEESNTTVELVMDYEDVVELAQTEGVTVESLAAQLKAAGLTSLAVYETTLEKLNKSGKITAVAGAQLLHQYRTGTLSDPAWRSLVESGLIIAEDVYVTGRDSNVFAEVKSDLERRLSARRISAFTVGGSQVLALKANYEKLEKWNLGLPSDEMREAAGYGFYVVARPTNYTKVQSADVRAVFDRLAPIDRVSAMMFVGDEVLGYPDLLALTAEQFQRRKLTLGMIEHPLQLQFLKQEGLTRLAAANDYQAARVYVIPKDEQPKLKVDEAVRRWVLTDQERNIRMNLLRKYDKPEPGQTLLETNLAYITKTSQALINTGFTIGRAGTYQPLFPSPWLLAVICVGATAAGVLYLTLVRPFAAPVQYLLVVLLSLPLIVPVLSGGGMLVRQAVALVSAVVFPVLAMTWQLDRWRQAAIDPSASLIRLIGRAVVSLPVVVALSLAGGFYVAAILGDVRYLLEIEIYRGVKLTFVAPLILITLTFLVRYDLFDAGPGQQRNMFTQLRKVLDCPVQLKGLLVLAIAAIAAWVFIGRSGHTAGVPVPALELKLRAFFEQMMYARPRGKEFMIGHPAFFLAVMAVFRQWPTALFYVLVIGATIAQGSLVETFAHIRTPVFMSFVRALDGLAVGILVGVIAMICVHIFIYLSFVLGRRTAKHE from the coding sequence TTGACGCACTTTAAATATAACCGCATTTTGCTGGTGTTGATCCTTAGCGGGTTGCTGGCGGCACTGGCTTTAGGCTGGCAGCGCCACCAGGCGGAAGAAAGCAATACAACGGTTGAACTGGTTATGGATTATGAGGATGTTGTTGAGCTGGCGCAAACTGAGGGAGTAACAGTGGAAAGTCTGGCTGCTCAGCTCAAAGCGGCGGGTCTTACTTCTCTGGCGGTTTATGAAACTACCCTGGAAAAACTCAACAAAAGCGGCAAAATTACCGCTGTGGCCGGCGCGCAGCTTTTGCATCAATACCGTACCGGTACACTGTCCGATCCGGCCTGGCGCAGCTTAGTCGAAAGCGGCTTGATTATTGCAGAGGACGTTTATGTTACCGGCCGGGACAGCAATGTTTTTGCCGAGGTCAAAAGTGATCTGGAGCGGCGCTTGTCTGCCCGGCGGATTAGTGCTTTCACTGTTGGCGGCAGTCAGGTACTGGCGCTCAAAGCCAATTATGAAAAGCTAGAGAAGTGGAATCTCGGACTGCCGTCCGATGAGATGCGGGAAGCGGCCGGCTACGGGTTCTATGTTGTAGCGCGGCCTACCAATTATACCAAAGTGCAGTCTGCCGATGTCCGGGCTGTATTCGACCGCCTGGCGCCCATTGACCGGGTTTCGGCCATGATGTTTGTGGGCGATGAAGTGCTGGGCTACCCCGATTTACTGGCGTTAACCGCGGAACAGTTTCAGCGGCGCAAACTGACTTTAGGCATGATTGAACATCCGCTGCAGCTGCAGTTTCTCAAGCAGGAAGGATTGACCCGGCTGGCGGCCGCCAATGATTATCAGGCGGCCCGCGTGTATGTAATTCCCAAAGATGAGCAGCCTAAACTTAAAGTCGACGAGGCGGTGCGACGCTGGGTGCTCACCGACCAGGAACGCAATATCCGGATGAATTTGCTGCGCAAATACGATAAGCCTGAACCCGGTCAAACCCTGCTGGAAACAAATTTGGCCTATATAACAAAAACAAGTCAGGCGCTCATCAATACCGGCTTTACCATTGGCAGAGCGGGAACGTACCAGCCCTTGTTCCCCAGTCCCTGGCTATTGGCCGTCATCTGTGTGGGGGCAACCGCGGCCGGGGTGCTTTATCTGACGCTGGTACGTCCGTTTGCCGCCCCCGTACAGTATCTTTTGGTCGTGCTCCTGTCATTGCCGCTGATTGTTCCGGTATTATCCGGCGGCGGAATGCTGGTACGGCAGGCGGTGGCTTTGGTTAGCGCCGTTGTTTTTCCGGTTTTGGCCATGACCTGGCAATTGGACCGCTGGCGTCAGGCGGCCATTGATCCCAGTGCTTCCCTGATCAGGCTGATTGGGCGGGCGGTTGTCAGCCTGCCGGTGGTTGTTGCGCTATCGCTGGCGGGCGGGTTTTATGTAGCCGCAATACTGGGGGATGTCCGGTATTTGCTGGAAATTGAAATTTACCGCGGCGTTAAGCTGACTTTTGTGGCTCCGCTGATTTTAATTACGCTAACCTTTCTGGTCAGATATGATTTATTCGATGCCGGGCCCGGACAGCAGCGCAATATGTTCACGCAGCTGCGCAAAGTGCTTGATTGCCCGGTTCAGCTTAAAGGCCTGCTCGTCCTGGCCATAGCGGCAATTGCCGCCTGGGTGTTTATCGGGCGTTCCGGCCATACGGCCGGCGTTCCAGTGCCGGCTTTAGAACTTAAGCTCCGCGCCTTCTTTGAACAGATGATGTATGCCCGGCCTCGCGGCAAGGAATTCATGATCGGGCACCCGGCGTTCTTTTTGGCTGTAATGGCTGTATTCAGGCAGTGGCCGACGGCGCTTTTCTATGTGCTGGTGATCGGGGCAACCATTGCCCAGGGATCGCTGGTGGAAACGTTTGCTCATATCCGGACCCCGGTATTCATGTCTTTTGTGCGAGCGCTGGATGGTTTGGCTGTCGGCATCCTTGTCGGCGTCATTGCCATGATTTGTGTACATATTTTCATCTATTTATCCTTCGTTCTGGGAAGGAGAACGGCTAAGCATGAGTGA
- the csaB gene encoding polysaccharide pyruvyl transferase CsaB encodes MSEIVISGYYGFANAGDEAMLAAMIEVLTDLDAGVNITVISGNPAETRQKHGVAAVYRLNYPEITRVLAKCDLLISGGGSLLQDVTSNRSLYYYLSIMLLAKQLGKPVMLYAQGIGPVCGSLAKGAMRYIGNMVDLITVRDEGSRDELKRLQVTKPRIYVTADPVLAIHPVDKQIGRAILRKHDCEGASPLVGIAAREWKDWSHYKQVLAQAADRIAAEFGARIVYLPMQFPEDAAVARKIARRSRQPAALLNEEYTTSELLSLVGNLDMLISIRLHALIFAGVMHVPMIGISYDPKIDRFLESVGDCRVGTLKSVTADRLLTKVRQLWPTINGARQLQDERLNALREKAFYNAELAIELIAAGKKQR; translated from the coding sequence ATGAGTGAGATAGTAATTTCCGGTTATTACGGTTTTGCCAATGCCGGCGATGAAGCGATGCTGGCCGCCATGATTGAGGTTTTAACCGATTTGGATGCCGGAGTAAACATAACAGTGATTTCCGGCAATCCGGCTGAGACCAGACAAAAGCACGGCGTAGCGGCGGTTTACCGGTTGAATTATCCGGAAATCACCCGGGTTCTGGCGAAATGCGATCTGCTGATCAGCGGCGGCGGCAGTCTGCTGCAGGATGTGACCAGTAATCGCAGCCTGTACTATTATTTGAGCATTATGCTGCTGGCTAAACAGCTCGGCAAACCGGTGATGCTGTACGCTCAGGGCATTGGGCCGGTCTGCGGCTCGCTGGCCAAGGGAGCAATGCGGTATATTGGCAATATGGTTGATCTGATTACGGTTCGTGATGAGGGCTCGCGGGATGAGCTTAAGCGTTTGCAGGTGACCAAACCGCGGATTTATGTCACTGCCGATCCGGTGCTGGCCATTCATCCGGTGGATAAACAAATCGGCCGGGCCATTTTGCGTAAGCACGACTGCGAAGGGGCAAGTCCTCTGGTCGGTATTGCCGCCAGAGAGTGGAAGGACTGGAGCCATTATAAACAGGTGCTGGCCCAGGCCGCCGATCGCATTGCGGCCGAATTTGGCGCCAGAATTGTTTATTTGCCAATGCAGTTTCCGGAGGATGCGGCGGTGGCCAGAAAAATTGCCCGCCGGTCCAGGCAGCCGGCGGCTCTCTTAAATGAAGAGTATACGACAAGTGAATTGCTGTCGCTGGTCGGCAATCTGGATATGCTGATCAGCATCAGGCTGCATGCGCTGATCTTCGCCGGCGTTATGCATGTTCCAATGATCGGCATTTCTTATGATCCCAAGATAGACCGGTTTCTCGAATCGGTTGGCGACTGCCGGGTCGGCACCCTGAAAAGCGTAACTGCCGACAGGCTGCTGACGAAAGTACGGCAGCTCTGGCCGACAATAAACGGCGCTAGACAGCTGCAGGATGAACGGCTGAATGCATTGCGGGAGAAAGCTTTTTATAATGCTGAACTGGCCATTGAACTGATAGCGGCCGGAAAAAAACAGAGGTAA
- a CDS encoding YitT family protein yields MNKLVRQYVGMTIGIVVAATALNMFLIPNKVAAGGISGLATVIYHLSGWPVGVIMLVFNIPLFFLGIKVLGTRYGLNTLYGAAAYSVSIDLLAPYTPVLTNDLLLSSLYGGVVSGIGMGLVFRFKGNTAGTAMAAAIVNKLYGISVGQALLAADFIVVALAGVVFKSPELALYATISIFVTSQIIDLVQEGPSTSKAFFILTEQPQDIADCILYEIDRGVTFLQGRGGFTGQARELLLCVVSTSEVTRLKELVYQKDQRAFVIVTDVNEVLGEGFAAAIPKK; encoded by the coding sequence ATGAACAAATTGGTGCGTCAATATGTAGGAATGACCATTGGTATTGTTGTGGCGGCGACGGCATTGAATATGTTTTTGATTCCCAACAAAGTGGCGGCAGGCGGCATCAGCGGTCTGGCGACGGTAATTTACCATCTGTCAGGCTGGCCGGTTGGCGTTATTATGCTTGTTTTTAACATCCCGCTGTTTTTTCTGGGCATCAAGGTCCTGGGGACCCGGTACGGGCTGAATACGCTTTATGGGGCGGCTGCTTACTCGGTCAGTATTGATCTGCTGGCTCCCTATACCCCGGTGCTGACGAATGATTTGCTGCTCAGTTCCCTGTATGGCGGCGTAGTGAGCGGCATCGGCATGGGCCTCGTGTTCCGTTTTAAGGGCAATACGGCCGGTACGGCGATGGCGGCGGCAATTGTGAATAAATTGTATGGCATCAGTGTTGGTCAAGCCCTGCTGGCTGCTGATTTTATTGTGGTGGCACTGGCCGGGGTGGTCTTTAAAAGCCCTGAATTGGCCCTGTACGCCACGATTTCCATTTTTGTAACCTCGCAAATTATTGATTTGGTACAGGAGGGGCCCAGCACGTCCAAGGCCTTTTTCATCCTGACCGAGCAACCGCAGGACATTGCCGACTGCATTTTATATGAAATTGACCGTGGCGTGACTTTTCTGCAGGGTAGAGGCGGCTTTACCGGGCAGGCGCGGGAATTGCTGCTGTGTGTGGTCAGCACCAGCGAAGTGACCCGGCTGAAGGAATTAGTCTATCAAAAAGACCAGCGGGCTTTTGTCATTGTGACTGACGTGAATGAAGTGCTGGGAGAAGGATTTGCCGCCGCAATACCGAAGAAGTAA
- a CDS encoding transketolase, with amino-acid sequence MSKKLTAAQVSNLEERAKAVRRHIVAMVTEANSGHPGGSLSAADILVTLYFAEMNVDAKNPKDPGRDRFVLCKGHAAPVLYATLAEKGYFPVEELLTLRKIDSRLQGHPSMKDLPGIDMSTGSLGQGLSAANGMALASRLDSRKNRIFAVLGDGELEEGMVWEAAMFAGHYKLDNITAFVDFNGLQIDGPVAEVMSPLPIPEKWRAFNWNVIEIDGHDINAIYDAIQTAKTVKGQPTVIVAHTVKGKGVCQMENVADWHGKAPTKEQCQLFLGELDD; translated from the coding sequence ATGTCTAAAAAATTGACGGCTGCACAGGTATCCAATCTGGAGGAGCGGGCCAAAGCAGTCCGGCGTCATATTGTGGCGATGGTTACTGAAGCCAACTCGGGTCATCCGGGCGGTTCATTGTCAGCTGCTGATATTTTAGTAACGTTATATTTTGCCGAAATGAACGTTGATGCCAAGAATCCGAAAGATCCCGGCAGGGACAGGTTTGTACTGTGCAAAGGCCATGCTGCGCCTGTATTGTATGCTACCTTAGCCGAAAAAGGCTATTTTCCGGTCGAGGAGCTGCTGACTTTACGCAAAATTGACAGCCGGCTGCAAGGTCACCCCAGCATGAAGGACTTGCCTGGCATTGACATGTCTACCGGTTCTTTGGGACAAGGCCTCAGCGCCGCCAACGGTATGGCGCTGGCCAGCCGCCTGGACAGCCGCAAGAACCGGATCTTTGCTGTGCTGGGCGACGGAGAGCTGGAAGAAGGCATGGTCTGGGAAGCCGCCATGTTTGCCGGTCACTACAAGCTGGATAATATCACGGCTTTTGTTGATTTCAACGGTTTGCAAATTGACGGTCCGGTAGCCGAAGTGATGTCGCCGCTGCCGATTCCGGAAAAATGGCGGGCGTTCAACTGGAATGTCATTGAAATTGACGGCCATGATATCAATGCCATTTATGACGCCATCCAAACAGCTAAAACAGTCAAAGGCCAGCCGACGGTGATTGTGGCGCATACTGTGAAAGGCAAAGGCGTTTGTCAAATGGAGAATGTCGCCGACTGGCATGGTAAAGCGCCGACCAAGGAACAATGCCAGCTGTTTTTGGGCGAACTTGATGATTAG
- a CDS encoding transketolase family protein, translating to MGKATREAYGDALRDVGAELKDIVVLDADLSKSTKTNVFAKAHPDRFFNVGIAEQNLMGTAAGLAAAGKIPFVSTFAMFAAGRAFEQVRNSICYPKLNVKIAATHAGLTVGEDGASHQAIEDIALMRSIPNMTVIVPADATEARQAVKFAAEYQGPVYLRLGRSSVPDLFGDSYEFIHGQAVQLDDGSDLTIIATGIMTAPARKAAEELAAQGISARVLNIHTIKPIDKAAIIKAAQDTGAIVTCEEHSIIGGLGSAVAEVIVESTPVPLERVGVLDTFGESGKPDALLVKYKLTAGDIVAAAKRVLSRKSG from the coding sequence ATGGGAAAAGCTACGCGTGAAGCCTATGGCGACGCCCTGCGGGATGTCGGGGCCGAGCTTAAAGATATTGTTGTCCTGGACGCGGATTTGTCCAAGTCTACTAAAACCAACGTTTTTGCCAAGGCCCATCCTGACCGGTTTTTTAATGTCGGAATTGCCGAGCAAAACTTAATGGGTACGGCTGCCGGCCTGGCTGCCGCCGGTAAAATTCCTTTTGTATCGACGTTTGCCATGTTTGCCGCCGGGCGGGCATTTGAACAAGTGCGCAATTCTATTTGCTATCCGAAGCTGAATGTCAAAATTGCCGCCACACACGCCGGTTTGACGGTTGGCGAGGATGGGGCGTCACACCAGGCGATTGAGGATATTGCCTTAATGCGCAGCATTCCTAATATGACGGTGATTGTACCGGCTGATGCCACGGAAGCCCGGCAGGCAGTGAAATTTGCGGCTGAATACCAGGGTCCGGTATATTTGCGGTTGGGCCGTTCGTCCGTACCTGATCTGTTCGGCGACAGCTACGAATTTATTCATGGTCAGGCCGTTCAATTGGACGACGGTTCTGATCTGACCATCATCGCCACCGGGATTATGACGGCTCCGGCCAGAAAAGCCGCCGAAGAACTGGCTGCCCAGGGCATTAGCGCCCGGGTATTGAACATTCATACGATTAAGCCCATTGATAAGGCTGCAATTATCAAAGCCGCCCAGGATACCGGCGCGATTGTTACCTGTGAAGAACACAGTATTATTGGCGGCCTGGGCAGCGCGGTAGCTGAGGTGATCGTGGAAAGCACGCCGGTCCCGCTGGAGCGGGTCGGGGTGCTGGATACGTTTGGCGAATCAGGTAAACCTGATGCGCTGCTGGTGAAATACAAATTGACCGCCGGAGATATTGTTGCGGCTGCCAAACGCGTGCTAAGCCGGAAATCAGGCTGA
- a CDS encoding site-2 protease family protein encodes MGPWRVITIGGQLIRRSAVFFLGLAAMIQLGPAAAMAASMLISLAIYAAAFGLKYAAGFILLLFIHELGHLFASRVVGLATSAPIFLPFIGAVISLKQLPNNAKMEANIAIGGPAMGTLSALICLIFYFWSDSLLMLVLAYTACLLNLFNLIPCDPLDGGRIVAAISPHLWWIGILVIGGLFFYTHNIIMLLIFAVSLLRLWRSEKWDENSTYYRLSLRQRLRVLWWYLGLLTVLGITTLYIAELLH; translated from the coding sequence GTGGGGCCATGGCGGGTGATCACGATCGGCGGTCAGCTGATACGACGCAGTGCGGTATTTTTCCTGGGCCTTGCAGCGATGATCCAACTAGGACCCGCCGCTGCGATGGCGGCGTCAATGCTGATATCCCTGGCAATCTATGCTGCGGCGTTTGGCTTAAAATATGCAGCCGGTTTCATCCTGTTGTTATTTATTCACGAGCTGGGCCATTTATTTGCTTCACGGGTGGTGGGCCTGGCGACATCGGCGCCGATATTTCTGCCGTTTATCGGCGCTGTGATCAGTCTTAAGCAATTGCCAAATAACGCTAAAATGGAAGCGAACATTGCCATTGGCGGTCCGGCAATGGGAACTTTATCGGCTTTGATCTGCCTGATTTTTTATTTCTGGAGCGACAGTCTGCTGATGCTGGTGCTGGCCTATACTGCCTGTTTACTGAATTTGTTCAATTTAATTCCGTGCGACCCGCTGGATGGCGGACGAATTGTCGCGGCCATTTCGCCGCACCTGTGGTGGATTGGCATCCTGGTAATCGGCGGACTGTTTTTTTATACGCACAATATTATTATGCTGCTGATTTTCGCCGTATCGCTGCTCAGGCTGTGGCGCAGCGAAAAATGGGATGAAAACAGCACCTACTACCGTTTGTCCCTCCGGCAGAGGCTGAGGGTATTATGGTGGTATCTGGGGCTTTTGACCGTGCTGGGGATTACTACACTGTATATTGCCGAATTGCTGCACTGA